From a single Xiphophorus maculatus strain JP 163 A chromosome 5, X_maculatus-5.0-male, whole genome shotgun sequence genomic region:
- the LOC102230138 gene encoding solute carrier family 22 member 7-like, protein MKFDDVLSEINGFGKFQVKLFLIQMLSRITLPCHFLLNNFMGAVPPHHCNISTLEDGGIFGNLTPYQKLLVSIPTEQDGTLSSCQMFAKPQFEYLSGNRSEEASFVECQSGWVYDNSTFKSTLVTEWDLVCSRKGMNKVTATIFFIGVMIGAPLFGFLSDRFGRRRLLLVSYLSSLTFAVLSAFSTSYVMFTIMRFFTGMSLAGISIISIALNVEWCSIERRTFSSVIISLDWTLGNLLLTGIAFFVRDWRMLLVVVTSPLILSIFAWRWLPESARWLLAKKNAEAAHHYIAKCAETNNRSKCIDTITPKTLLESAEVDTGDKKYTVVDLFRTPNIRKLAICSGIVWYGVAFTYYGISLNIAGFGLNLFLTQFIFASMEMPMKIGVYFSLEKIGRKRSQMAALLSVGFCLLINIFVSKDKWIIRTIVAVLGKSMSEASFTIIFLYTIELYPTVVRQNGLGYTSFVARLGVSISPLIMLLEDVWQFLPAATYCAVAVSSGLVASLLSETLNTQLPEFIEDIEKPRNKSTRKMVIQ, encoded by the exons atgaaatttgacGATGTACTTTCTGAAATTAATGGATTTGGAAAATTTCAAGTCAAGTTGTTCTTGATTCAGATGCTTTCTCGAATCACTCTGCCGTGCCATTTTCTGCTAAACAACTTTATGGGCGCTGTGCCCCCTCACCACTGCAACATCAGCACCCTGGAAGACGGAGGCATCTTTGGAAATTTGACTCCCTACCAGAAGCTGTTGGTTTCCATTCCAACAGAGCAAGATGGGACTCTCAGCTCATGTCAGATGTTTGCAAAGCCCCAATTTGAGTATCTATCAGGCAACCGCAGTGAGGAGGCATCCTTTGTTGAGTGTCAGAGTGGATGGGTCTATGACAACAGCACCTTTAAATCTACCTTGGTAACTGAG TGGGATCTTGTCTGCAGCAGAAAAGGGATGAACAAAGTAACAGCTACAATTTTCTTTATCGGTGTCATGATTGGCGCCCCGCTCTTTGGGTTTCTAAGTGACAG GTTTGGGCGACGGCGACTGCTGCTGGTGTCTTATTTATCCTCCTTGACGTTTGCTGTACTGAGCGCATTCTCCACATCATATGTAATGTTCACCATTATGAGATTCTTCACAGGAATGTCCCTTGCAGGGATAAGCATTATCTCCATTGCTTTAA ATGTTGAATGGTGCAGCATTGAGCGCAGGACTTTCTCAAGTGTAATCATAAGTCTGGACTGGACCCTTGGGAACTTGCTTTTGACAGGGATTGCTTTCTTTGTGAGGGACTGGAGGATGCTCCTTGTGGTTGTTACTTCGCCACTGATTTTATCCATCTTCGCTTGGCG TTGGCTCCCAGAGTCTGCTAGGTGGCTTTTggcaaagaaaaatgcagaagcTGCGCATCATTACATTGCAAAATGCGCTGAGACAAACAACAGGTCCAAGTGTATTGATACCATCACACCAAAG ACATTACTGGAATCTGCAGAAGTTGATACTGGAGATAAGAAGTACACTGTTGTTGATCTGTTCAGGACCCCAAATATAAGAAAACTTGCGATATGCTCAGGGATTGTATG GTATGGAGTGGCATTTACTTATTATGGAATAAGTCTAAACATTGCAGGGTTTGGACTAAATCTGTTTCTCACACAATTCATCTTCGCTTCAATGGAAATGCCGATGAAGATTGGCGTCTATTTCTCCTTGGAGAAAATTGGTCGAAAGCGTAGTCAGATGGCAGCTCTGCTGTCTGTGGGATTCTGTCTACtcatcaatatttttgtttcgaaag ATAAGTGGATTATTCGGACCATTGTGGCCGTCCTGGGAAAATCCATGTCAGAGGCTTCATTCACTATAATATTCCTTTACACAATTGAACTTTATCCTACAGTAGTCCG gCAGAATGGTCTAGGCTACACCTCGTTTGTGGCACGGCTGGGCGTTTCCATCTCCCCGCTCATTATGCTGTTGGAAGACGTGTGGCAGTTCCTCCCCGCCGCCACTTACTGTGCTGTGGCAGTTAGCTCTGGTTTGGTTGCTTCACTCCTGTCTGAAACGTTAAACACCCAGCTGCCAGAGTTCATTGAAGACATTGAGAAACCcag gAACAAGTCAACACGGAAGATGGTAATTCAGTAA